DNA from Daucus carota subsp. sativus chromosome 1, DH1 v3.0, whole genome shotgun sequence:
taatattttggctAAATATTTTTGCCTCAATTTATTTCCAAAAGACTTATAGTagagtttgttttattttatttttgtaaggagcagagtttattttatatgaattactAGAATTCATAGTGTTCAGTGTCGTGGTTTGGGTCTTAGACTGTGTGGACAATTGGTTATTAAGCTTGGGTCGTGACAATTTAATGTTTAAGATTTGGCCAGGAACTTGACAAAAATATTGGGCCAGGAAGGTCCATTGTTTAAAGACAGGGGTCCCTTACCATAACTCCGGGGTCTCTGTTGTCTGAGTTTAGGGCATTAAATTGTGTTGTCCGAGCCCATTAAAATATTTAGCTAAAGTTTAATAtcttatcataaataaaaatgatacgATGATAGCTAAAAATTTGTACGCATAATCATTTGATGATCACAATATTTCACCAACTTCTAAAAAACGGTATCATATATTGCTATGCaaaactgatatattttatttttaaaatttggaaaTAAATATAACATATCATTTTTAAGATACAGTCAATCAATATAATCGATATCAATAAAATAACATGCATTAcagatttaataaattaattttacattattatttatatgtctAATTTAGTGAATCATTTTCAGACAACATAATTATAGATGATCTTAGTCTACTTTGAGGAATAAAGTAATATTATTCACTaaacatcattttttttttttttggataagcATTCACTAAACATCATATACTACAGTGTAATCCATCGTTTTTTAAAACACGTGTTTGACTACAccaaattattgttattttagtCTTTGCATGCCTTTGGGTAGATAATTTActtctttgaattaaaaaaatttcttcacGCAATATTTTGATACAATTCATGACAGAGTGCGCAGACTCTTAAGAATATTGAAATGTATATGGGTTGAAAATGCAGACTGCGGTACAGAACCTAAACAACCTGAATTTTCTTGGGCCTAACTAATATGGATCTTAGCTTAGATAGTTTGGGCATTTAGAGAAAAGCCCAATTTAATGAGCACAAGACAAGTCGAACTAAATGCTTACGGGTTTAAGTTTATGACACATAACTTAATATACTTAATATGATAaattgagaatttaaaatatatatttagataatttttgACATATTCATTACATAtgtgaaatattaaaaacataataataaaaataaagactatttatgagtaatttatgtATTATGACTTATTAATTTGTgtatcaatttttataaaacttcCTCCATCTCATCTGGTTGTTAGCATGTATTTTGATTCtcctgtaaaatatagtttgataatattttttaataaaatataaatatcaaatttttattcagaagaaaatatattacggaattatactttataagagtctcaaaataccTCCATTTTTGTCTTCCTTCCATTTTTTACATTTAAtaagtaatatatatttatagtttattaatattatttttgttaaaaatttcttgtttattatttaaaaaatatatatatatagttggcatatttgatatttgaaatttttaaggaCCTTTGAGAAATTTcctttcaaaatattatttgtccgGATTATATAACAATAATGTTTAGAGTATTCTTATAcaatatttttgtgaataaatgTTAATTATCTATTAAAGTTCATTGTATTGAACTAATTCAACGTATTAGCGGCATGCGTCCATAATATGATTCACACATTTTAAATATAAGTGATCTAACATCAAAAACTTATAAGATAATGTGACATAACGCAtcttgaattattaatttataaacgtattaataaattaaaatcctTCGTCAGAAAACAAGAAAGTACAGTAATACAACTTATATATGGTTGTCCTACAGCTGTATAAACCTATAAATAATGGAATTTGAAGCTTGATGCCTACAACACTATTTTAACTTGTACAATCCTGGAAATAACATATAATTGTATCCATTCGTTTGTTGTTTTGTGAATTTGATTAAATACAAATGAAGGTGTACCAAAAGACTGACAAAATAGGAGTTATATAATTGAGTGTATGTTACAAAACCAACTGTACTTGTCCAAGTAGCAATTGTAGGGCCTTTGAAATATTCAGATTCCAGAATATATGTGGACTATAGTGTTCTCCCATTTGCAAGGAGAGAGAGGGTGTGTTGATCCGGTGGCTTATAGAGCCTCTGAGCCCAATGTCCTTTTCCTGAAAAAGGTAAACTGATGGGGATGGGCATCACCATTTCAATTTATATTTCTTCCCAAATTTTAATCAAACCTTAGCATTTTATGTTCATTaatcattattaatatatattgtgatTTGTGGAAATTGGGAATCAGAATTAATCAATTGATCTAATGATTAAAgatttattagaattttttttgatgaatcgGGAATTTTTTCGTCAGACAgtaactatatattttaaagagtaATCAGTCGGCAATCCTTAAAACACTACATATTCTTATAAAAATTGAATGACGTTTAAACTTAAagtatgataaattaaataatgcAAAATTATTTGGGTGGTAATGGTTGTTTCTACGagtttcaatataattttttgagagGGAATACTTGAAATAAAGAGAAGCATTTTTTCTATAGGAACATATAGCTAATTACCTATACGAAAAAGAaacatttttatgatttttaaatttatgtttgAACTAGTCTTTAATAAGGCAACATCTACCACTTGCTCATAGTTGAATTTAAAGACTAATCATGAGTTTTTATGAATCTACTCTAATTAATTGCGACAAATGTTATAATGGACAATTTTTAATTAAGTGTTATCAGTATAATGGAGTAAGGGGACAAGTAAAGTGCATGTATCGCCACAATGACAAGGACCCTTTtgtctgtgtatatatattttatttttactagaaaattattatttcggtCAATACATGTACTATTCGtagtaattaattaacaaattttGTGAGATaatattcacaaatcacaaaaattggaattatatattaaaaataaattcatgtTCAATCTTCATGTCAAATTATGCAATGTCTGTATATCACAATTTTAAAGTATGCTTTGCTAATTACAAAAATGTTTTCTGCATAATCTATACAATTCATTCACTCACACTATCGCATTACCTGAAAATGGAAAGTTTCATAATAATTcagagaataaaaaaatttcataataaaCTAGAGAACTGAAATTTGATTGTATGAGTTAAAGTGAAATTGATTCGACATATTTAAAACAGCTTTTTATTCGATTAAATTAAATGAGAAGCTcgatttgtttcaaaatatccTATCTCGGATTCGATTATACCCCATGAGCAGGGGATCTAgggatattttaaatttttgataaacAACTATATGTTTTCAGATTTTCAAAAGGtttttagtaattttataaaatctaaaatgATGAAAAGATGTCAATAAAAATTTTTAGCCGGATGCTTCTTACCAGATCCGCCGCTCCCCATCAGAACACACAACACATTAAGCAGGTGGcaaaaacaaaaattcaaacgtacatatatatatgatttttaaaaatctcgTAGTTATAGAAAATTCatgataaattttctattaacgCATTGATAATATTTTATCGTGTTATTGTTTTATTCCAAGCTGATTAAAtctttaaataatttcaaattgataaattaatcaattaattctaATTTCCCAATGCTAATCGTGTTAATATTTACCGAGTTTACTCGCTGAATGGAGTTCTTACAATCGAGTCATCGCCAAAAAAATTACCGTATATCACAGCAAACAACAACATGGTCACTGAGCAAAGCTTGAATATTTATCGATAGCATTATACTAGCAAAATCAACcttaatatgatttaataatgaccaattaacaatttaaaaccatTCTAAATAACACTTAACCATCAAATCCCGTTTGACTCCAAACCGCGTCTCGAACCCGGCTCATATCCCTACCTTTAAGTGTTCGCCCCACGCCTTCGTAAACCGAGTTGGCAGCCGAGTTGCGACTCCGAGCCAAGTACTCGTGTGGAGGAACCATATCAAAGTCACGCTCCTCCCAATCGTCCGAGTCATGCATGGACTCAACCGACTCAACTCGGTAAATCTTTGACCAATCCGGCACGTTGATGGGCGCTGACGTGGCCATCTGGCGTCCACGTGGCGACGCCACGTAATCCTGACCACGGATTTGGTGCACGATCCGCGGAGAGGAAACCCGGCCCGGATCATCAAAGGCCAATGACAACCCGCCCACGTGGCCTTCCTCATTTCCACCTCCCCGGTGACTCCTCCTACTCACGCGCACATTTGTCTCCACGTACGCACGTGGAGTCCACTCAGCGTTGGAACTATGATACGTGTGCTCCTCGCTGTCGACACTAACCGTGTCGACAGCGGACCACACGTCATCTTCCGCAAACTCCAATTCGCCGTTGACCGGACCCTGAGTTTGACGATAATTGTAGCTCCCTAACAAACGCTCGCTTCGACTTATGGTCAGTCCTCGACCTTTGGCCATGTATCATCACAACCACCGGCCGAAATCCGAATGAATCTTAAATTCAAGCTACCTagtaaaaaatattgtttatgtGTACAAGTACATATGTTATATGTATGTTGTGTATGAATATTAATGTGTGTAAATGTGAGCTAGCTGATGCTATAACTCCATTAGAAAAAAACATAGAGTGAGCCTTTATGTTAGAGACCTGTATATATAGCGACCGATGATTGCATTAGCTGGACCCACAACGACCGCATAATTCATGCATTTCATTTCATGTGAATTTAGGTTACATTTTATCTGCATTTTATACCTTAAAATCACAAGGTGAGATCTAAGAGTAAAAAGAGAGTGTAAGGTAGTTTAGATTGGAGTCAGAGGGGTCGAAAAAAGAAATCAAGAagtaattaagtataaatatgtgtaaaataaatctaaatgtTCAAAAAGTGAAGAGTGTATATCGTTTGTGGCCATTTTTTTGGAGCACATTATGAAAAAGCCATCTGATTTTCAAAAGATATATATACTGATATAATGGTGTAAAATGGGGAAGcaaaaatagattaaaaacaaTTGAAAAGCAATTGATTAAACTAGGTTACACTgttaaagtaaaaaatattgACAAGTGTAGATTCTTGATTCTCTTGTCAGTAACTGTAAGTCAGTAATCAGTGGTTAAACCTAGGCCAGATCGAATTACAATTACTTGACCTTTTACAGTCTTCTCTTGCGGGGCCCAGACAGGATGTTCTCCCATTTGGATCCGCAAATTACGAATTTGAATTGTGAATTTCTTCTGGTATAACTGATATTCATTCAAAATTACTTCGGAAAAAGTATGATCATATCGGATAAAATATAAGTTTATAtacataaacaataaaatttatagttaTGCTTTATGctgtttaatactccctccgtcccggtgggTTGTATACgctcactgtttgcacgcatttcgaagctctaataaaatatagttatataatgttttttcacaatttttttttttgaataaaagcttAAACATCAAATCTTGGATTCTCAAATCTTGGAGAAGTGGTGACTCAAATCTTAATTCTCAAAGCCGACTTTCAAAACTGCAAACTCTAaaacactccttggatttccaAAAAAGCAAAGACTAAAATTTGTTACCCGGTAAAAAGATAATTGCGAAAGaaattacatttttatatttacatcttttcaagaataatataaaaaaattaatatattctatGATATTTATAGTAAAATTTGTGATAATAGTTTACAAAAGTGAAAAATTACTTTTTGCTTAAAAATATGGAGATGTTATCTTTAGAAgcagggtttttttttttttttgagaacttTAAAGCAGGTTCTAAATCAGCTAAAAAAATAATCCGTAAAAGTAAATATTAATCTCCAACAATAATATCAAACGAAGACTACATCTTCTCCAAAAAGGACATTCactcatattatttataaatttatccgATGTGTTTATGTAAGAGATTTTGACatattttaacttataataacTTTGACTATACAAACCACTAGTAATTACACAATTCGATTTGTTCTGtattttataaatgtggacgAAGACAAAAGATATGATGATCAAATTCAAATTATCTGGGAGAGAAAGTTAAATTCAATATTTACTCTACGTCGCAAAGCATAGCCCACTCGAATTAGTATTATTGTATGCATCCCCCTCTTATCTTATTTGCAATCGTCACTCGTCAAGTACAATTAAAGTGGGAGCCACAGACCATGTGGCCACGTGGGCACGTTTGTCTAATCCTATCAGCCAGTCACGACCTGACATGTATGATTCTACGCCATCGGTGGTCCATTTGTTGCCTTGTCATTTCCTAGTCCCACGTGGCCGCTGTGTGATGTACATTGATCAATACATTTACtcgtctagaaacataaattgAACCACTTGATGGAACATTTTACAGGATTTACAAATTCTATTAAAACAAACATGATCGCATGCTCCAGGGACGTTTGGGATATTAGACACTAGGTTAAAATACGTGCGTGAGATGTTAAGGCtagaattttatatattctttatTGAATTTGTATGCCTCATCGACTACTTAGAGGATCTCTTAGTAGTAAAATTTTGATCTAAAAATTTGTGTcttgtaataaataaaaattatcaagaaaTTGTGAGAATTTCTTTGAACTATgagtaaaaaaaagaaaaaaataggaAAAATAATTCTTAATAGTCAGTATACATAGGACTAATCCCATCATTATGTAATGAAAGTACTTAACCCCTCTAATGACTAGTGAATGGTTGTAAATTTGGAGATAGACCTGAGGTGAGTCAGAATGTGATCCAGATGACACCTAATAATGTCGAGATGAGATTGAGGGTAGATTCTTAAAAATGTCTAGCACCTATTTCCAAAATTCTAATGAATGAATTGAGTGAAATGGGGAATaaacacatactccctccgtcccagcagattctttacagtttcctctttgggatgtcccatccaattctttacatttcaaaacttaccaaaaatagtaaataggtcccaccacttcccaacttttcttcccttttcacactacttttacttccttttcacactacttttactccactaactctcttttatacattaaaaattaatgggccCCACCACTTcaaccacttttctttctctttcccactactttatacatatttcttaacctccgtgcccaaaccaaacgtaaagaattggttgggacggagggagtaatatagtTTGGCTTTAGTGATTTTCACTTAATCACTAGCCTccacatatattttttacttcAGTGATTTTCATGAAATCCTTAACTTCTTTATGTGCTGTAATATTCTGCTATTATGATTTACAAGCAGGAAGAACATCTCAAATGTTACCGTCTAGCCAAAAGAAGACAAAATAGATACcttattttagaattttaaagtAGGAAAGAAAATTATGACATCCAAGAATAAGAAAACGAAAAGAAAACAGCGTGGGCATGAAGTATCAATTTTTGACGGGCACATTGGATGGTAGAGAATCAAAAGTTTATAAATGAAGGTCCCATATTTTTTGTCCCAAATGAAGTACACAAACTATGAAAACAGGACACTTTCATGACATATTCACAATTCACCATCAAGAGCCCCCTCCTCGTCTAATCATAATTTGAGGTCGGGGTCAGTAATATCTGATATAATTAGAAATGTTTTAATTCGTTAAGATATATTGGTCACATAAGTTAGATATTAATAAATGGATTTTAAattacatttattaaaatatatactagcacaaaaatataaaataataatatattatatctaaaatataaaagataaaattataGTTGTCAAGTTGTATTATCTCACTATGAAAGTCTCGGACCAGGGAATCCTGATACTTATGTGTGGTTATTAATTCCGCTATAccaataataaatttgataaattttatataaatcctGCATCCATAAGTTCCGATTTCTAATTTCCTCCGATATTGGTTACAATTTACAAAACCTTTATCACTGGCATAGTTTTACAATTTCGATGTAAAGATTTTAGGTATAGACCGGTCTCAATTGACACAACTCAACTTGAACCCCTTTCCTCTTCTGTATTTGTGAAAAACACCCCTGCTCAGTTATCTCGTTGCTGTGAGTCCCGTGCTCCTGATTCTGAAGTATCCTATGTTGGATTAAGCTTATTCATACGATGAATAAAAACgcatta
Protein-coding regions in this window:
- the LOC108212892 gene encoding protein S40-5, which translates into the protein MAKGRGLTISRSERLLGSYNYRQTQGPVNGELEFAEDDVWSAVDTVSVDSEEHTYHSSNAEWTPRAYVETNVRVSRRSHRGGGNEEGHVGGLSLAFDDPGRVSSPRIVHQIRGQDYVASPRGRQMATSAPINVPDWSKIYRVESVESMHDSDDWEERDFDMVPPHEYLARSRNSAANSVYEGVGRTLKGRDMSRVRDAVWSQTGFDG